ttttcatttcaaataaaaaaaaaaaaactaaattaaaatatgtgaacaatgatttaattgtttataatcaGTCACTTGGACTTCAATTAATACAAGAATTATTACATTGGACTTCTACCTAATCATCATAATTTTGGCCAAATTAATTAACTCCTCCATTTAAGAAAACTTcattatatttttgttttatttaacccaatttgaaatattttgattttcattatgaatttttaatttaatgtttctAGATGGAAAGCTATATTTCTCGCttgtgaatttttatttttattatttattttgactaaTTCATTGCACAACAAAAGAAAGAatgaatttaacttttttttaaaattaaattcataaattgtattaaattaagaaaagtaaattaaagtatattaaatcagtaataaattaacaaataaaatagaACTTAGAAAAGGCTTTaacttaatattaaaatttaattggtagtcggatataatttaaaatttacgtttctcaatttaaaaaatccttaaattaaatcaaattataaatatacgGTTCTGATATGATTTAAGAATagttttgattttgattaattttaggCGAATGTTAATAGATTCATGAATGTCTCTAAGTAGTAGGCATgaacaatttattttaatttttttcatataaaataaattatttgaacaTGTAACTATAAATAATAGTCCGAGATATGGATGGCTGCattaaatttaagaataatGATAAATTGACTAAACAGCAACATATGTATCTTAATTTATTaggatatttaataaatttagctATACCTAGCAAATGTGATTCAAATGGTATGTAATAGGGTAACTGTAGCAAGCTACAGGCAAGCAAGGTGTTGAGAGCATTAGTTAATGTTGTATTTATATTTGATATGCTTCAATGAATCCAACATTGTTCTTTCTTCTCTATTAATAACCTTACTCAGCTTCTTTTATCTCAACCCTCTATTCCTCCATCTCTTCcatacctctctctctctctctccagtgtCTGTGATCTACCATGGATATCCAGAACAAGGTCAATCATGGACCCATGGATGGCGTGGAGAGCAGAGGGGCCAAGGACGGAGGAGGGAGAACCAGTTTCTTGCTTCTAAGACTTATGGCTTTGCTTCTAACTTTGGCTGCTACTATAGTTCTTGGGGTTAATAAGCAGACCAAAGTTGTTCCAATTCAGCTTTTGGATTCCTTACCACCTTTAAACATTCCTGTTGTTGCTAAGTGGCATTATCTCTCTTCCTTTGTGTAAGTTCATTGCCTGCTCTTACtactttgctttttttttttttgttttctgtcTAAAGAAGTTTGAACAGaataatatgtaatattatACAATTTATATCAGGTTCTTTGTTGTATCAAATGCCATAGCGTGCACATATGCAGCAGTGTCTCTACTCCTTTCTTTCAGCAGAAAGAAAAGGTGGTTGCTCGTTACCTTAATCCTCGACGTATTGATGGTGGCCTTGCTATTTTCCGGCAACGGAGCAACCGCAGCAATTGGAGTATTGGGTTACAAAGGGAATTCACATGTGAGATGGAATAGAGTGTGCAATGTGTTTGGGAAATTCTGCAACCAAGTAGCAGCTGCCGTGGCCCTCTCTTTGCTTGGCTCAATAGTTTTTATCTTGCTGGTTATGCTTGCTGCTCTTCGCCTTCATAACAAATCTAAATGAAATGAATTCACTGTCTACGTATCTGAAGCTATTTCTAAGTCTTGAGGTGGAATGGATCAGAGCTAGTGGTTCAAATATTTGATTCAAaccaaatatttaaaaaaggaaagaaaaaaagttGATATCTTAGAGGGCAACCAAATCTTTCTTGAATTGAAAtcgaaattgttaaaatttaaaattgaatcagaCCGAAACTAGACTATTACCGGTGTAGAAAAAAGGGTGCAATTGTTCGGTTctattaaattgatttgattctttctaaaataaaataaaacgcaTCCATAAAAATAGGAaggtttttcttttaaaaaaaatttcacttCTGCATTCATAGAATTACGCAATTTAGcctgtttgattttttttttttttgtttaaatcagtttaaagattttaaatttaatttaatctaaatcaatagaaattaaaagattaataaacTCAATAATAATTCACCaagttttatttctttatttttggaccaaattgaatttaaattaaaatttccatttaaaaataatttaacttagaAGGATTAAGCAACATCCTTGAACCTAATAATTCtaataaatgataaaaattcAAGAAGCAAAATTATGAGACAAAGCCTAAACCAAAACAATTTCTTCCAAAACTAAACAATCAGCAAGCTAAACCCGAAATAATGAGAACATTGAAAAATTCCTTGCAGACAATTGATGCTAAATTGAGTTTATCTATATATGTTATTACAGTGACTAATAATCATCCATTTTATAGCATCAGCATCATGAAGAGATAAAGACAGCCCAGCCGGTTAATACAATCATTACAAACACTGTAACAATCCAGTTAAAACTagtctaaataatttttaaacctaTTTTTCactaattcaaattatttagcaGTTTTGACCTGATATATAATATCTATGAACTCTAAGTATGGAGTATCTTTAAAACTTTGAAGAGAGCACTTTGCTGGGTCTACCCAACATGAATTCAAATTAGTCGAGCAAGTAAACATCAGATGGTCTATACTTAAAaagtatatatacatatatataatatctATCTTACATATTCTAACGATATGGAATATTACACGATCAATGAGAATCCATAGAAAACAAACAACATTCCTGTAGATTGCTGTATATGTAAAGTTTACACAGACCAACCCAGAGTCTTAAATGGCTGGGTAATTTAATTCTATAAATTGGAGGTAAGAGTATTCAAATGCTACAGTTGACACATACTGTCATGGTACAGAATTCTGTTTAATAAGCAATAATCATTGAAACTACCTTAAGCTGAAATTAAGTGAACCCCTGTGGTTTATGCTCAGGACGCAAGCTCTCAATGCTCTTATGTGGCTGGATATTTTCCCAGAACCATAACTCTTTAAAATCATTGAGGAAGAACAGGTGGTGCAATTGTGCGGGTGTTGTATGATTTGCAGTGCCTGCATTTCTGACCAATTATGTGGAAGAAGACTTCTGTTGTGTCATTGCAGTCATTACATAGGATCCAGACCTGCAAATCACCTTTGATTTTTAGTCGTCTTTCAATATCCCCAAAAACTTCACATGAATCTTGGCAAAAAATCATACATCACAAGCAAAGAAACACGGTAGCTCACAAGTAGACTCTTAGATCAGGGCTGCAGCATTACTTAAAGCAAATATAGAGCATAACCTAACTGAACTAGATGGGAGATTCAAGAAGCAGGTAAATAGATTGTAAGAAGGATGAAAGCAAGCACCTTTTTGTAGCGGTAATCCTCAGGCATGATGGTTGCTTCTATCTGAGTTGAAAACAAATCAGTGTTATCATTTAATACAGGAAATGTTGTTTTAATCCAACCAACAAAATAACTTTTACAGAAATGCAAAGTATTGAAAGGTTAACTGTGGCAAGCAACCGAGATCAAGTGAGCTTAAATTAATAACGTTACCTCCTCATCTATTCTCTTCCAGGTTTTAGACATGTCAATCACTGATTTGGAGCATATGGGACAACAGTATCTGGTTGGTGATGCCAATTCAAGTTAAAATCAAGTTTTGACTTGAGAATCACAAAAACAAAGAACAAGTTCAAGAGAGCTAACTTATCACGCTTTATCATCTCACAGTAACATTCAAAATGCATTGTGTGCCCACATTTCATTACACTAGTGTCTTTTAGCGAATCAAACAAGTACTGCAGAATATAACATTATGGGAGGCATCAGTACATAGACACAAAATTTCTCTTCACCACAAGATTATGCAACCACTAGACAGACCTCATAACATATGGGGCAGTGGTGGCGCATGGAGTTCTCCACACATGAATGATTGCCGCGCAGGCTAATTGAGTAGCAAGAACCTGCATACAAATTAAACATTGTCACTTGCCAGCATACAAAGGATTCTGGCAAAAGGAGCTAAACGAATCATACAGGGATGAAATCTAGagttaaataattaagaaaacataaatcatattataattaactGAAAGAAGAACAGCAAAACTATGAGGTAGCTAATGCATACCGCACTTGTTGCAGTGAAAATAATTCTCACGGCCACCAACTCTGTTTTTCATTTACAGATACAGAAATTAATTTCAGGAATCATTTGGCAACAAAAATGGGGAGAGATAAATAGAACAAATGAACCAAAACTACATTCACTTACCTACAGATCCCACAATCATCACAATGGAACTGTCCTTTCTCTGTCTGCAGCATAGATTACCAAAAGCTAACATCAATTACTAATATCAACCAAGGATCAAAAGGTACCACACTAAAGTGATACCCAATATAAGAGAGATTCACAAGCATCAACCAGCTACAAAATAGATATTGGAAACAGCAAAGTAGCAAGTTTTCAAAGAATCAATATTGATTATTCAAAATCAGAATGTATGATTACATCATCGTCATAGAATTTGCAGACTCCACAGAAATATTCCCCCATATTGACGCCACAGTTGGTACAAACTTGAGCAACCTGGAATTCAAGTGAATTTGAGTTGAGATGAAAACTAACAGAAAAGGGAAAATCTGAACAAGAAAGTATTACATTACAAATGTAGAAGCATACACACCGGCTGCTCTGTGTCACAAACTGAACATATTACCTGaaacataaatataaacccCATGGATTTCAATATTTCCCATTCATAACCCAGTAATTTTATGAAAGTTGATACGTATATACacatattcaagaacaattAAATGCTGAAACACAGAGAGTTAGATTAACATACTTGCTTGACATCGTATCTATTGAGCTCATGCCGATCATTGGGGTTCTTCAACATGCTCTAATGAATCAAAGGAAAGATGTATCAGGTATAAAACGAGGGAATATTGCCTGGCATTATCTAGCAATTAAGGTAAAGGAATAACAATGTAACAAAAACCAAGATCAGTTTAAGCATCCATCGATAAGTGCTTCCGAACAACAGATTAAGCAGAACATAAGAAACGAAACTCAACATGCTCCAATGAAGAAGATAAAAGGAAATTAAAGATCACCCACATCAAGATAAGGTAAAAAGGAAAAGGCTTTGAGCTAAATGAGGAAAAGCAGATGGGAAATCAGTGAAAATAATACCGCAGCCTCGTTGTGACAATGGCGACAAGGAAAGGCATCGTTGCAGCATGGAGCTCGAATCCTGCATCTTCTCCTGTAATGCTCGCATCTACAAAGAAAAGAAACATAAAGTAAGCACGAAATCAACCATTGAAGAAGGTACAGAGgaagaaaaacaaaagaaaaataccCATAGCCCATCTTGCCAAAATCAAGGCGTCCATTAGATGGGGTGGAGGGTTCCATTAGGTTTGGAGAGAAATGGATAACAGATAGATTTGCGGAGAGAGCGCATAACAAGGAAGGCTAAAGGTGAGGCAAGCACTTTGCTGATTTGGGAAGGAAGGAATGGGGCTTTCCTTCTTGGGTTTGTCGCAATCCTCCAAACAAATAAACAAAGAAAGCAACCCAtcatcaaaataatatttttatatccaAATCAATCCCTTTTCTCATCTTGCATCTCTGGGGGAAAAAAAAACTCCTTTCTCatgatttctttttaattattgttttgaTAATCtggagaaaaaaattaatagtataataaaaactcattatatttttatataatttatagaaCATACATTGTGtttttaatatgaataatttaatttctaaatttttatttttgttatcaaAATATTTACCTATTAGATTTATCATTAATATTAGTTATAttcaatttgaattaaataatttattactaaaattataaaactatatttttataaaaataaaatttgaaatattaaattattaaatgcaacaataaattttaataagatcACTATTTTTTACCTATAAAGTAAAATCTTATATAtcaaattattttgaattaatcaACAACTAactaactatatatatatatattcattttttataataatattaataattatatatcttatattttagatatataaatattcaaattcTGTTTATCtaaagtataaataaattattattattattattaatataaaataaattttgatatagattgttaattaaaatatttaaagttaaaaacatatttaagtatttttcaattataaattttctcCGTGATTTCTCTCTGTCTCGATactcttattttttcttttttcttaaatcTAACCCCTTCTTTTCATTTTCCATGGAAGATAATATGCGTCAATTAACTATAGATGAAGACGAATATATTGTTCTTCCTATTAAGAGATCCAGAAATATCATCACTTATAATTtctatatgataaaaatatttctcacatacaatctaatcaattttcaaaatatatagtCCTCTTTAGCAGATTTATGGTATTCTTTAGAGCGGTATCTATTATGGAATTAGAGGCAAAAAAAATATCTGTttcgattttttaataatgttgattttcCTTTCTTTCAACAGGATGATGATACTACAGGTTTTCCTTTCTTTCAATAGAATACCTCTAACCACACATCTGCGAATGTTAATTTGATGGGTAACAGTGAAGCGGCTAATCCCGTCAAAAGTCGGGATAGCCGAAAACAATGATCATTCTGTATTGGAACTGCTGAGAACTCGACAATACTCGGACAATTAATGCATTGAAAGATTTAGATACTAGTTACAAGCCGaacgttttattttttatagaaataaaagTCTTAACTTTTCGTCACTGTTTGCTCTTTGCGACGAAATTTTTACCTTTTAATGGTTGTATTTTTATGTACTGTTTATAAATGATTTAATCTCTTGGGTCTCcgc
The genomic region above belongs to Manihot esculenta cultivar AM560-2 chromosome 3, M.esculenta_v8, whole genome shotgun sequence and contains:
- the LOC110612335 gene encoding CASP-like protein 1E1, which produces MDIQNKVNHGPMDGVESRGAKDGGGRTSFLLLRLMALLLTLAATIVLGVNKQTKVVPIQLLDSLPPLNIPVVAKWHYLSSFVFFVVSNAIACTYAAVSLLLSFSRKKRWLLVTLILDVLMVALLFSGNGATAAIGVLGYKGNSHVRWNRVCNVFGKFCNQVAAAVALSLLGSIVFILLVMLAALRLHNKSK
- the LOC110610849 gene encoding E3 ubiquitin-protein ligase MIEL1, encoding MEPSTPSNGRLDFGKMGYGCEHYRRRCRIRAPCCNDAFPCRHCHNEAASMLKNPNDRHELNRYDVKQVICSVCDTEQPVAQVCTNCGVNMGEYFCGVCKFYDDDTEKGQFHCDDCGICRVGGRENYFHCNKCGSCYSISLRGNHSCVENSMRHHCPICYEYLFDSLKDTSVMKCGHTMHFECYCEMIKRDKYCCPICSKSVIDMSKTWKRIDEEIEATIMPEDYRYKKVWILCNDCNDTTEVFFHIIGQKCRHCKSYNTRTIAPPVLPQ